A segment of the Hallerella succinigenes genome:
AAAGACTTTGTCTGCCTGTTCAAGCTCAACCTGGGCTTTGTGAAAGGCTCACCTGTGTTGCTGGCGCTCTTAGCAATCACACTATGCGGGGGACTTGCCAGTGAAGGCTTTGACCGGCTCTCCACCGCTCATTTTCTGGATGACACGGTAATACCCGTTATCGGGCCGCTGAACAGCGTCACTTGGTTCGGTGTTATCAGTCTTATCGGCAGCGGCTTAGGTATTCTGGCTTCTCAGTTGCTCATCGCCCGCATGGAGAAAAAAGGGACTGTCAGCCGAACCAGTGTGGTCATGTCCACCAGCGCCGGGTATATCCTGTGCCTGGTTCTCTTCGCGGTGGGGCGGAGCTTTTGGTTCATGTTGTTGGTGTTCCTGCTGGCGGGGCTTATGCGCACCATCAAGGAGCCTGTGCTGGCCGCCTGGATGAACGACCATGTGGATGAGAAAATGCGCGCCACAGTCTTTTCCACCAGCGGACAGCTGGACTCTTTCGGGCAGATCATCGGCGGGCCTATTGTGGGGCTGGTAGCCCAGCAGGTGTCCATACCCTGGGGGCTGGTCTGTACCGCTTTCCTGCTGTTGCCCGCGCTGTTCTTAGTGCCGGTGGCGGGAAAGAAGCGGGATTGATATGGCATAGTTAAGTTTACTGACGAGCGGGAGATTACTTCCGCTCGTCTTCATTTAGTAGCGCAAAATTTGAGGACTCTTTATTTCCTTATTCGGTATAGCGGAGGCGGCTGTCAATTCGACATAATTTTCTTGTGATACTTTACCGTACATGAGCATTTGTTTCGTATTTGAAAGAACAAACTCACCAAATAAAAAAAACGATATTCGGGTGGGTTATTTTGTTATACCCTAAATTACCCTCTGAGTAAGCACGACCTTAAAGACTTAAAGGAACGGTGCAACGAGCAGAGCTGGGAACAGGGCTTGCGTCTTATAAGGGCTCTTTACGAGATGAGGTAAAACGCAGGTCTTTTTGAAGGTTCTAATGGTCTTGGACTTCTACAGGAAGTATGTGCAGGTTATGTTGGACATGCTATTGCAGCCAAGTTTAAGACCTACTTTGCCCAGCACGGTACCGGTCTTGATGCAAAGGCAATTATGACATCCAAGGATTTCAAGAAGGACTACGAAAAGAAGATTAAGGCTCTTTGCTAGAAGTCCAAGATTGAAGGTCTTATAAGGGCTCTTTACGAGATGAGGTAAAACTAACCT
Coding sequences within it:
- the tet(40) gene encoding tetracycline efflux MFS transporter Tet(40), producing MFAKNSKAYSVYLLIRFVFSLAVSMSTVLSIVYHLEVVQLDAFQLVLVGTVLETSCFLFEIPTGVVADLYSRRRSVLIGMFLYGLGFLMEGALPWFAPVLLAQVVWGCGDTFITGALEAWIASEEEDKPIDKVFLRGSQMGQIGGVLGVVLGTLLGNINLQMPVILGGSLCLLLGLVLVRIMPETNFSPAIEERQGLLKDFVCLFKLNLGFVKGSPVLLALLAITLCGGLASEGFDRLSTAHFLDDTVIPVIGPLNSVTWFGVISLIGSGLGILASQLLIARMEKKGTVSRTSVVMSTSAGYILCLVLFAVGRSFWFMLLVFLLAGLMRTIKEPVLAAWMNDHVDEKMRATVFSTSGQLDSFGQIIGGPIVGLVAQQVSIPWGLVCTAFLLLPALFLVPVAGKKRD